CAATGGGGCGCCTACCACCACGAGCGCCTTGACGGCAGAGGTTACCCCTTTCACATCCCAGGGGAAGAACTCAGCGTCGGCAGCCGGATTGTGGCCGTAGCCGATATCTTCTCGGCCCTCGTGGAAGACCGCCCGTACCGGGATGGCCTTTCCCGCGAAAAGGTCGAATCAATCCTGAAAAAGATGGTCCTGGAAAAGGCCATCGACGGCGATCTGGTCGATCTTCTCTGCCAACACTACGACGACTTCGAAGCGTTGAAACAAACCATGTAAGCCGTTTTCATCAGATCAAAAGAATGGCATTAGAAAAAGCCTGGCGATGACCAGGCTTTTTTTCACGCGCCGTCGTTATTTCAGGACCTCGATCGGTCCGTCGCCGCGCTTGAGCAGCTTTACCGACGTCTTCTTGGGAACCAGCACCTTGATCATGTGGTTGATGGCCACTTCCGGATCCACCGTCTCCCCGCAGGTGTAGCAATCGAGGGCGGCAAAACCCTTCTCGGGATAGGTGTGGATGGAGATATGGCTCTCGGACAACAGGACCAGGACCGTCGCGCCTTGCGGCTCAAACTGCTGCTTCTGGGACGAGAGAACCGTCGCTCCGGCCGCCTTGGCGGCTTCAATCATCTGTTCCTCCAGGAACCGGGCGTCGTTCAATTTTTCGAAATCTACGCCCCAAGTGTCAATGGTGACATGTCGTCCGAAAGTGGAGTAATCCATCATTTCGGCCCCCTTCCCAGCAAATTGGATGCCGGGACCTACGTGATCCATCCGGGGGTGGGTCTAGACCCGCCCTAACAGGGACGTTGGTCTGTTTGAAGCAATCCAAACCCGATTTGGATGAATCCTGGTTCCCACCACAATGAGTATATTAATATCATAAATGGCGGGGCAAATCAATACTTTTTTTCGAGAGGATTTTATTGCCTGAACCTTGCGACACCCTTGCCCCGCGCGCCTTGACGTGTTACGATTGCATATAGATAGTGCTTTCCATAGCTATCTGAAAAATCGAACACGGTTACCCTTGTTGCAGGCGCCGCTCAGCGGCTGAAAAGGGAATGAGGTGTAAAGCCTCAGCAGCCCCCGCTACTGTAAGGGAAGACGACCCGCCACAGATCCACTGGACTTCGGTCTGGGAAGGAGGCGGGACCGGATGACGCCCGAGCCAGGAGACCTGCCCGCAACAAACGAAAGACCCACTTCGGGAGGAAGGGAGGGCTTTATTTTGTTGCCTATGGGGAAATCTCCACCTGGCGCAGACAATCTACCGCTTGGTCCAAGGCGATGACCGAAATCGAGGAGCTTGCAAGCATGCGATTGTAGTTTTTAGTACATATATATTCTCCAGAACGATACAGCAAGCGACGAAAACACCGGAACTTAGATAGGAAA
The window above is part of the Heliomicrobium undosum genome. Proteins encoded here:
- the speD gene encoding adenosylmethionine decarboxylase — its product is MDYSTFGRHVTIDTWGVDFEKLNDARFLEEQMIEAAKAAGATVLSSQKQQFEPQGATVLVLLSESHISIHTYPEKGFAALDCYTCGETVDPEVAINHMIKVLVPKKTSVKLLKRGDGPIEVLK